From a region of the Coprococcus comes ATCC 27758 genome:
- a CDS encoding DUF4352 domain-containing protein yields the protein MKCPVCGHKVRPSKKYPGKYLCDTCRKRFPASAVIPDDTDTRSARSSAHKHGSVSGKKRPAARQQAFFDDPLNGPETYHSTAAAMRSMRKNVPEAEEAEAQKKATEKKETEKVSTDKPFSGNESSVQEHSPVPEPVISSGQADEPAAKPTPVSKNDTAGTKSDASSDDVTSPDQLTNPKKKHKKSLPFIILILILIIIAVISLFSKMHTSSDNSSGTSTPKKTADATKEIYKQNETAAYNGIEITMDSYVESEGDDWSVPTEGNEFMFVHMTIVNQTSDDLVISSMASFENYCDDTKLDYSAAAFTALATTSDQPKLDGTIAPGETLEGYLSLEVPLNWSTIEIRYTDKIWSDDAVHFQIKRQK from the coding sequence ATGAAATGCCCTGTATGCGGTCACAAAGTCCGCCCCAGCAAAAAATATCCCGGCAAATATCTCTGTGATACCTGCCGTAAAAGATTTCCGGCATCCGCTGTGATTCCGGATGATACAGATACCCGAAGTGCCAGATCTTCTGCTCATAAGCATGGATCTGTTTCCGGAAAAAAGCGCCCGGCTGCCAGACAGCAGGCTTTTTTCGACGATCCCCTGAACGGACCGGAGACCTACCACAGCACAGCTGCTGCCATGCGCAGCATGCGTAAAAATGTTCCGGAAGCAGAAGAAGCAGAAGCTCAGAAGAAAGCCACTGAAAAAAAAGAGACTGAAAAAGTTTCTACAGACAAACCCTTTTCCGGAAATGAATCCTCCGTACAGGAGCATTCTCCAGTTCCAGAACCAGTTATCAGCTCCGGTCAGGCAGATGAACCTGCTGCCAAACCAACGCCAGTTTCCAAAAACGATACTGCAGGCACAAAGTCCGATGCATCTTCTGATGATGTAACTTCACCAGACCAGCTAACAAACCCCAAAAAGAAACACAAAAAAAGTCTGCCGTTTATCATCTTGATTCTCATCCTGATCATTATTGCGGTTATATCCCTTTTTTCCAAAATGCACACTTCTTCTGACAATTCTTCCGGCACTTCAACACCGAAGAAGACAGCTGATGCCACCAAAGAGATCTATAAGCAAAATGAGACCGCCGCATACAATGGCATTGAGATTACGATGGACAGCTACGTAGAATCCGAAGGAGATGACTGGTCTGTCCCGACAGAAGGCAATGAATTTATGTTTGTCCATATGACAATTGTCAATCAGACATCTGATGATCTGGTCATCAGCAGTATGGCAAGCTTTGAAAATTATTGTGACGATACCAAACTTGACTACAGTGCAGCTGCATTTACTGCTCTTGCAACCACAAGCGACCAGCCAAAGCTCGATGGAACGATCGCTCCCGGCGAAACCCTGGAAGGATATCTTTCTCTGGAAGTCCCACTGAACTGGTCTACCATCGAAATCCGATATACCGATAAGATCTGGTCTGATGATGCCGTTCATTTTCAGATCAAGCGCCAGAAGTAA
- a CDS encoding YfhO family protein, which translates to MKERRKDLLWEMALVLLTVTACLYSTGVGNIFGAKVDWSSQHSVFPEYFRQQFYRTGQFFPEFALNIGGGQNIYNFSYYGLFSPVVLIGYLLPNVKMSDYMMVASIVCLAAAVIILYRWLKSREFTAVVSGMTALMFLFAGPMIYQSSHQIMFVNYMPFLCLTFLGIDRYFEQKKSGLLIGGTFLMIMTSFYFSIGGILALGLYGIYRYARTKERAEEMITVKGFLGDGLRFAGRILTAIMLAGVLLVPTAMALLGRSGSRGEKTDLWQLLTPQINLEKFLYGAYGPGLSCLMLIILLTGLFYKKAYEKILSFGCLVVLTVPFFSYLLNGALYVRPKSLIPFLPLMCYLTAKYLEKLKNQKIGRIWMLLPCLAVVIYIYLKKDDMKSEVLWKLLLLDAVITLLICVAQAYSAWIRKYLTVAVLGPVILSLIITGSYSWEKSGNLESRKAYEEDTSRSIGKAVDKAIASDGGFYRVEQVGNEEKNAENLNRVWNSEQYITSLYSSSYNADYQNFRKNDFQVEQPYRNFLMQSVSQNPVFRQLMGVKYLISSQNIPGYEKKWMTGGGDVYCNENAAPIAYETDQTMSEAEYDRLDFPYNQLVFTRYAVTKDGTVSAGQVKEKLAEDIEKCDFRIPEKNNGISLVVSTENGYQVKMKKKQEFEVAVPEQEEKDGVLFVQFRIENKKPKEDIEISLEGERNKLSSIQHVYYNRNTVFTYAVGLEKGQKTVRLSLGKGEYTIKDMSAYNGVLNEDTGLYQSVFRVDKEQTKGNLIQGRIKSQKDGMFITSIPFDKGFEMTIDGVKVKCEKVNKAFLGFHLEAGKHKIRILYHAPGVTAGKILTGLGVLIVIAGAVRKKKCAE; encoded by the coding sequence ATGAAAGAGCGTAGAAAAGATCTGCTATGGGAAATGGCACTGGTCCTGCTTACGGTTACCGCCTGTCTGTATTCTACAGGCGTAGGAAATATTTTTGGGGCAAAGGTGGACTGGAGCAGTCAGCACAGTGTGTTCCCGGAATATTTCCGGCAGCAGTTTTATCGTACAGGGCAGTTTTTTCCTGAGTTTGCATTAAATATTGGCGGCGGCCAGAATATTTATAATTTTTCTTATTATGGATTGTTTAGTCCGGTCGTTCTGATCGGTTATCTTCTGCCGAATGTAAAGATGTCGGATTATATGATGGTGGCAAGTATTGTCTGTCTGGCAGCAGCGGTTATAATTTTGTACCGGTGGCTGAAAAGTCGGGAATTTACAGCTGTGGTAAGTGGGATGACAGCGCTGATGTTCCTTTTCGCAGGGCCTATGATCTATCAGTCGTCACATCAGATCATGTTTGTAAATTATATGCCATTTCTTTGTCTGACATTTTTGGGAATTGACCGGTATTTTGAACAGAAAAAATCCGGTTTGCTGATCGGCGGAACCTTCCTGATGATCATGACAAGCTTTTATTTCAGCATCGGTGGAATACTGGCGCTTGGTCTATATGGAATTTACCGGTATGCAAGGACGAAAGAGCGGGCAGAAGAGATGATTACGGTAAAAGGATTTTTAGGTGACGGACTGCGGTTTGCAGGAAGGATCCTGACGGCAATCATGCTTGCAGGAGTTCTCCTTGTGCCGACTGCGATGGCTCTTCTCGGGAGAAGCGGAAGCAGGGGAGAAAAAACAGATCTCTGGCAGCTTCTGACACCGCAGATCAATTTGGAAAAATTTCTGTATGGGGCATATGGACCGGGACTTAGCTGTCTGATGCTGATTATTTTGCTGACCGGACTTTTTTATAAAAAGGCTTATGAGAAGATACTGTCGTTTGGCTGTCTGGTGGTGCTGACAGTTCCGTTTTTTTCGTATCTGTTAAATGGTGCACTTTATGTCAGACCGAAGTCGCTGATCCCATTTTTGCCGCTTATGTGCTATCTTACGGCAAAATATCTGGAGAAGCTGAAAAATCAGAAAATAGGGAGAATCTGGATGCTTCTGCCATGTCTGGCGGTTGTTATATATATTTATCTGAAGAAGGATGATATGAAAAGCGAAGTCCTTTGGAAACTACTTTTACTGGATGCGGTCATAACACTGCTGATCTGCGTGGCACAGGCGTATAGTGCATGGATTCGGAAGTATCTGACAGTAGCCGTTCTGGGACCGGTGATCCTGAGCCTTATTATTACCGGAAGCTATTCCTGGGAAAAGAGTGGAAATCTGGAGAGCAGGAAAGCATATGAGGAAGATACCAGCCGGTCCATCGGGAAAGCTGTGGACAAGGCAATTGCATCAGATGGTGGATTCTACCGGGTCGAGCAGGTTGGAAATGAAGAGAAAAATGCGGAAAATCTGAATCGTGTGTGGAACAGTGAGCAATATATTACATCCCTGTATTCTTCTTCCTATAATGCGGATTACCAAAATTTCCGTAAAAATGATTTTCAGGTAGAGCAGCCGTACCGAAATTTTCTGATGCAGTCGGTTTCGCAGAATCCGGTATTCAGACAGCTGATGGGAGTGAAATATCTGATCTCCAGTCAGAATATACCGGGATATGAGAAAAAGTGGATGACCGGGGGAGGGGATGTGTACTGTAATGAAAATGCAGCACCGATTGCCTATGAGACGGATCAGACGATGTCGGAAGCGGAATATGACAGACTGGATTTCCCATATAATCAGCTGGTATTTACCAGATATGCTGTGACAAAGGACGGAACTGTATCGGCAGGACAGGTGAAAGAAAAACTGGCAGAAGACATAGAGAAATGTGATTTTCGGATTCCGGAAAAGAATAACGGGATTTCACTGGTTGTCTCGACTGAAAACGGATATCAGGTGAAAATGAAAAAGAAACAGGAGTTCGAAGTGGCTGTCCCGGAACAGGAAGAGAAAGATGGAGTTCTGTTTGTACAGTTTCGAATCGAAAATAAAAAACCGAAAGAGGATATCGAAATATCCCTGGAAGGAGAGCGCAATAAACTTTCGTCAATCCAGCATGTGTATTATAACAGAAATACCGTATTTACCTATGCAGTAGGACTGGAAAAGGGGCAGAAAACGGTCCGTTTATCTCTTGGAAAAGGAGAGTATACGATTAAAGATATGAGTGCATATAACGGCGTATTAAATGAAGATACCGGCCTTTATCAGAGTGTATTCAGGGTGGATAAAGAGCAGACGAAAGGGAATCTGATCCAGGGGAGAATCAAAAGTCAGAAGGATGGAATGTTCATTACGTCCATTCCGTTTGATAAAGGGTTTGAAATGACGATAGATGGCGTAAAGGTGAAATGTGAAAAAGTGAATAAAGCGTTTCTGGGATTTCATCTGGAAGCAGGAAAACATAAAATCAGAATTTTGTATCATGCGCCTGGAGTGACAGCCGGAAAGATACTGACAGGTCTTGGCGTTCTGATTGTGATCGCAGGGGCAGTAAGAAAGAAAAAATGCGCGGAGTGA